The genomic interval CTCCAGCCCGAGCTCCGCCTGCAGCAGAGCACGGTTGCGCTGCACCGCCGAGGCGTCGTCCCCCACGTGCAATGCCAGGTTGAACTGAGCGTAGGGGCCCTCGCTCACGCCCCCCTGGCGGGTGGTAATGGCGGCCCGCACTCGCTCCGGGGCGGGCCAGTCAGGGCGGATAAACTCAAGCTCGGACATAGCAGTCTCCGGTGATTGACTCAGCCGGCCCGAAGCGCGGCCAGCAAAGATTGGAAGTCGTCGGGCAAGGGCGCGGTCCACTCACGATACTCCCCCGTACCGGGGTGCTCCAGCCCAAGCCGGGCCGCGTGCAGCGCCTGGCGGGGGAAGCTTTTCAGCTCGTGAATCAGCTCGTCGCTGGCGCCCTTGGGAATTTTGAAACGCCCTGCATAAGTGGCATCACCCACCAGTGGGTGGCGGATATGCGCCATATGCACCCGGATCTGGTGGGTACGGCCGGTTTCCAGTTTGACCCGAATATGGGTGTGGGCCGCAAAACGCTCCAGCAGCCGATAGTGGGTTACGGCCCGCTTGCCGCCACGTTCCAGAACGGCCATCAGTTTGCGCTGGCGCGGGTGGCGACCAATGGGCGCATCCACGGTACCACCACCGGTCATGGTGCCAATGGCCACCGCCTCGTATTCGCGACTGACAATGCGCTCCTGCAACTGCTCTACCAGGTCGGTATGGGCCGACAGTGTCTTGGCCACCACCATCAGGCCCGTGGTGTCCTTATCCAGACGATGCACGATGCCCGCCCGGGGCACCCCCTCCAGGGCCGGGCAGTGATGCAGAAGCGCGTTCAGCAGGGTCCCGGTGTGATTGCCCGCCGCCGGGTGCACCACCAGACCGGCGGGCTTGTTGATCACCAGCAGGTCGTCGTCTTCATAAACAATGTTCAGGTCGATGGCCTCGGGCTCCCATTCTCCCTGCGCTTCGAGCTCCGCCTCCAGGCGCAGGGTCTCCCCGCCCAGCAGGCGCTCCTTGGGCTTGGCAATACGTCCGTCCAGGGTCAGTTGGCCGTCCTTTATCCAGGATTGGAGCCGGGCCCGTGAGAATTCAGGGAACAACCCGGAGGCGACCTGGTCGAAGCGCATGCCGGCCATATCCGGGGGCACGCGGGTGCTCTGTTGCAATTGATCCGCCATGGGGCGTGATTACCTCTATCGAGTGCGAGAGTGCGCGGCCCCACCGGGGCGCTTTGGTATACGCACGCTCTGTGTTTTAATAGCCCGCTGCTCCAGTGGGCCGGTACGGAGCCCACTGACTTTTGAATCGTGAACGAGTTTTGAATCCTATGCGAGTCCTGCAACTCCTACTGCTCGGCGGCCTGTTGGCGCTGATTACCGCCTGCTCCAATACCGATCGCGAGCCAGAGTATACCAGTGAGGCCGACCTTTACGAGGCCGCGCAGGCGCAAATGCGCCGCAGTCAGTGGGAAACCGCCATCAGCAACCTGCAATCACTGGAAGAGAACTTCCCGTTTGGCACCTATGCCGAGCAGGCCCAGCTGGAGCTGATTTACGCCTACTACCGCTCCGGCGACGCCGATATGGTATCGGCCACGGCCGACCGATTCATCCGTCTTCACCCCCAGCACCGCAATGTGGATTACGCCTATTATATGAAAGGGCTCAGCTCCTTTACCGAGGGTCGTGGCATGTTCGAGCGGGTGCTGCCGACGGACCTCACCCAGCGCGACCCCGGCGCCGCACGGGACTCCCTGGACCACTTCGCCCAGCTCCTCACCCGCTTCCCGGACAGCATTTACGCCTCGGACGCCAAGCGCCGCATGCTGTACCTGCGCAACCTGCTGGCCCGCTACGAAATTCACGTGGCCAACTACTACTTCAAACGCGGCGCCTATGTCGCAGCCACCAACCGTGGGCGCTACGTACTGGAAAACTTTGATACCACCCCTGCCGTTCCCGATGCACTGGCAGTGATGGTGCAGGGCTACGAGCTGCTGGATATGCCGGAGTTGTCCGCCCAGATGCTGGATATCCTCAAGCTGAACTACCCGGACCACCCGGCGCTGAACGACGATGGTTCTTTTGATTTCCAGTACAGTTCGGATGAGGGCGATCGCAGCTGGCTGAGCCTGATCACCTTTGGCTTGTTCGACAAGAGTGAGCCACCGGGCTTTGATACCCGGGAGCTTTATAATCCGGAATATCAGGACGCGCCGCAGCCGCCTTCAGGGGTTTGATGGCTGCTTTGGTGTGACCGTGTCGGGTTACGCGCTGGGCGCTAACCCGACCTACGAGAAAGCGTTCGCTCTTACCGTCAGTTTTCTTACTCCCCCAGCTTCCATCCCGACGTTATCGGATAACGCCGATCGCGGCCGAAGCCACGCTGGGTGATGCGCACGCCAATCGGGGCTTGGCGGCGCTTGTATTCATTGATGTCCACCAGTCGGACCACGCGCTCGACATCTTCCCGCGCAAAGCCCCGGGCAATAATGGCTTCCGCACTGCAATCCTGTTCCACATACAACGCCAGTATCTGATCCAGCACCTCGTAAGGCGGCAGGCTGTCCTCATCTTTCTGATCCGGCGCCAACTCGGCGGACGGTGGGCGGGTA from Marinimicrobium koreense carries:
- a CDS encoding outer membrane protein assembly factor BamD, with the translated sequence MRVLQLLLLGGLLALITACSNTDREPEYTSEADLYEAAQAQMRRSQWETAISNLQSLEENFPFGTYAEQAQLELIYAYYRSGDADMVSATADRFIRLHPQHRNVDYAYYMKGLSSFTEGRGMFERVLPTDLTQRDPGAARDSLDHFAQLLTRFPDSIYASDAKRRMLYLRNLLARYEIHVANYYFKRGAYVAATNRGRYVLENFDTTPAVPDALAVMVQGYELLDMPELSAQMLDILKLNYPDHPALNDDGSFDFQYSSDEGDRSWLSLITFGLFDKSEPPGFDTRELYNPEYQDAPQPPSGV
- the rluD gene encoding 23S rRNA pseudouridine(1911/1915/1917) synthase RluD, giving the protein MADQLQQSTRVPPDMAGMRFDQVASGLFPEFSRARLQSWIKDGQLTLDGRIAKPKERLLGGETLRLEAELEAQGEWEPEAIDLNIVYEDDDLLVINKPAGLVVHPAAGNHTGTLLNALLHHCPALEGVPRAGIVHRLDKDTTGLMVVAKTLSAHTDLVEQLQERIVSREYEAVAIGTMTGGGTVDAPIGRHPRQRKLMAVLERGGKRAVTHYRLLERFAAHTHIRVKLETGRTHQIRVHMAHIRHPLVGDATYAGRFKIPKGASDELIHELKSFPRQALHAARLGLEHPGTGEYREWTAPLPDDFQSLLAALRAG